Below is a window of Ornithodoros turicata isolate Travis chromosome 7, ASM3712646v1, whole genome shotgun sequence DNA.
GGTGGGACCATGTAATTCATCAACACACTGACTCTGGCTTCCCCGGTGTTGCATCTAGAGAGAGTCACAAGTTATTATGCGAGTTCTGAACTGCTTTCTTCTTGATTTGACAGCGGGCACTAGGCCACTCTTGTATTGATTCCTAGTTATGTTGCACGTGAAAACTAAAGCATCATGCACGTCGTTAGAAGAGCAGCAACACACAAAGACACAGACATGGAAACAATGCAGTTCTTTGGCATGAATTGCGCATACTATTTCAACTTCAGGCTGCCACATCGGTCGTGAAGATATATTACAACAACGAGGACAGGCTGGAGATCTGGAGTAACTGGATAGAAAAGTTGAAGGTCATCGAGGAAGAACTAGCTTTACGGAAAACGCCATATCTATCCGGTAAGTGTGGAAACTTGTGTTTGTCACAGATACGAATGCCTTTCATGGACCGCATTACAGAAATAAGATGTACAGTAACACCCATTATATCAACGGCgcacagacaaaaaaagaaagaaaaagaaaatgcataAGGCAAGTTGACTAAAATTGTACCTTTATTGAGCAAGGACAAGGGTGCAAGAGTGCTAAGGTTGAAGAATATCACTTAGCCAGGTCTGGAGCATGCAGTAACTGGTGTCGGTAATAACAGTTTCTTCAGAGCAGCATGTCAGGCCCATCAGGTCACTGTGTACACCATTCACTTCCACAAAGCTGCGCACAACAGTAATCGAAGCGAATGCTGTGTGAGGACGTTCTGCTTGCTTTTCAGTACAGTGGATTGAAGACTGCAGTAAAAAAAGGACAACGTCAGGACACCAAATTGATATGCAAAGTGTGTTTTTGCACATGCTCCATCCTTTACTGCATCAGTGATGGCTACCTTTGATTTTATTGTGAGAGCTTCATACTTCACCATGGCCTACTTAGCATTGCAGCCGTTGTTGTGTTACTGACGTTACGACGACACAAAGTGACAGACATGACGTGGGGCCCTGCAGCTAACTGCAGGAGACAGGCGAAGGCGAGAAGGGTATGCTAGCTGACAGGCTGCTGCCTGCAATGCATAGACAATGGCATAGACATGGGAAGTCTGTGAGCCGCCATTTGTTCATGTTGGCAGGGCCACATCACGATGAAGCAAGACGTTGCCCTCCCGCCTTGGTAGTCTCACTTCAGGTGATATAATACAGCATTCCAATGCCTGCAGCGGCCTTGTGCTATCCTCACCTAGCGTACATGCCCAGTGCTGTGAGAAGGGGAAGGGTCATGCTAAACACCCTGATGGATACATCAGAGCATTTCAGCACGTGTATCTAACCTACGTATATCGATGTAATATCGATAAGAATATCCATATCGTTCCATCCCTACTTTGTCGATGACTGCAATACTTCAACTGGCCATTTTCAGCTGCATGCTCTTTGATAGGGAATTCCAACTGTGACATCAAAGTATCTTGAAAGTTACTTTTAACCCCTTGCATGTTTTGGACGAGTCAATCTTGTCCTCCAAGTTCAACCCCTTAACTGCTTTGGACGAGATTTTGGATGATCTTTTTGGTTCTGTACGGGTAAAGTGCAGCACGGCTGTTTAAAGCTAAACACTTAGAATGAGCTGGCAACACAGGTTTTTCAACATGGCGTTCTGAGGGTCGTCGTCACATCTCAGGCATTGTGGTTATTGCGAAAAGAATTGATCACGAGGTTTTTGAGGGTTCGGACAGTGACTCGATTTAGGTGTGCCTGGGAAGTGAAGAAGACGACAGTGATCTGGAATCTTTGGTCTCTTCCATCAAAGAGGATGACGATGATACAGCTAATTTAGGATGCAGTTGCCAGTGGTGTTCCGTAAACAAAGATGACCCACTGCCTGCGCCTATCCGGTTCCCTTTCTAAGAGGCACCTGGTAAACATTTCAATGTTTTGGGACGTATAAAGAACTGGACGTCAATAAAAGTGCTCCTACCTTTGCACCTTCGTTTCACCCCCTTGCTAGAGGACATAATATACCCGCCATTGTTTTAGATAGAGATGAAATTTTTGTGTTAGCTTCCACAGAATGCCAAATGCTATGACTGTCACATTGCTTAAGTGATCAGAGTTTGCTCCCAGGTTGTGTTAACAGTAGTTAGACTTTCTTTCCAGCACAGAGTAATGTATAATTTTGAAGAGTTTTAAATCATGAGTGCAAATATGCACCCTTGTGCAGTACTGTATTCTGGGTCAATAACAATACTGAGCATGAACAAGTATACAATTTCTCTTTCTCTAGGTGCACGTGCAGGCTTCACTGACTATATGACTTGGCCCTTCTTCCCAAGAGCCGCGGCATTCTCCGCGGTATTTCCAGAGCTCAAAATGCCGTCCCCTTCTCAATATCCACTTCTTGTTTCATGGATGAACCTCATGAAGAACGACCCTGCTGTGGTGGCTGTCATAAACGAGGCCCATCTGGTTGAATACACAAAATGTGTCTTAAATGGAATTTTTGATTATGATGTGGGTCTGTGAACATTGCGATATATCTGACTTATTCCTTTACATTATGCTAAAGCCCTATGCAATTACGTATTTTCTACATCTACAGGGCTTTACCATTTGTTTGTCTGTGATAGTTTTCTTTCTGGTCGCGCATGTTGACAACAGGGATTCATGGTTGCTAGATAATATGAAGTTGGAGGTTGTTGCTTGGCCAAAACATATCCATTTTTGTACACTGTAACAAGATCTGCTTGCTTATGTGGGTTCCTTACAAAGGGAGACACTCGCAGTTTATTCAGGGTGCTTTGTTCAGGGTACCATTGTTATTACTTATGCCACGGTTTTGTGGATACCGTTGTGATGAGACAGTCTTATACTCTATGCAGCAGATATACAAATACATAGTCCTCTATGCTTTCCTTTTTAAGTGAGATTTCACTACTCAATGCAGTGTGAGTCATGCGCATCATTTACATTGCTTGTCAACTGTATACACTGTTGTGCTAAACagaagaaatatttttttaaggGATGGAATATAATAAAGCCATTGTTAACAAAGCCCACTGTACGTCACATTTTGCCCGTTGGCATTACAAGTAAAGCAGTGGAGGCTGTCTGCGACCGATTCAAATTTCTGCTTTCTGCTAGGACGACAGTCATCATTGTTATGACCTTAGGGGGTGACATCCAATTTCTacgggtgtgcgaatattcgaattcttgAATtagaatcgaatatcaaacgctcgaactattcgattcgcgaatcgaatatccaatattcgatttttcgaatatttgaCTATTCAACGAATATGAAcgattccacgaatatgaacgacacaacccgaaagcgggcttcacctgatgcttccgtgcatgaggtgaagcctcctttacgaaattgccctttaCCGCAGGATCAACACAGGctggacggtgtttagtttaagataacgttatccaaagttacttttgtagacatcgtctgtggaaggggatgcgcccctcccacatgcagtttagcggtgccgacgagggactttgatttgatgtctgtgaggttgcctttaaaaagttaggactcttgaataatgactacagcccacgaacaagaagggtgtcttaaagatgtcttTTACATCTAAattttcagtagtgcaacttcctaggacgAGTGCAAAGAAAGTAAAgagtgttcatggcaaagctgaggcgggatgcaattcgtttgtttcacaaatggcctgtggttgtcaaacaattacagcctcatccgtataactaCTACTGCCtaatgctactgcctgacaaaattttgaaatgaaggtaaccactccagtactccataAGTGtgggctcacctgaaaagcaggaagcactctcatgtaaaattaaagagtaggggctttaaacagaagaattgcatgtctctcctgtgacagttaatgctagaaaaattacactaaagccatggcctacaaaatggaaacttttagtgcgaaagtcacgtattgtaaattttgcacgaatattcgattcggtattcggaattttttccctcCATTCAATTCGATATttgattcgacttaaaatattcagattcgcacacccctaccaATTTCCAATCCTATCCAGTCCTTTTCCTCTTTGGTGATCAAATGTCAGATGCAGAGGGGATGCATAGTGAGGGTCTTATGTATCTGTTATATATAAATTAGTCTGTACTGTATTATTTTTTATGAATAATACAATACATGCTATGTATTACCTAAACATGTCTAAGCTCTGTGCACCACATTCAGGTGCTCCCCCTAGTGTACATCTGTTCAGTGTCCAAATATAAATCTTGATAGTACAACAAAGACCGTAATTGCAAACTGTGTCCCACACAGGAAACATGCTAGGCATTTCAAATGGAGCTGCACTCAGAGACACCGATACGGCATCACAGGGTCTAAGGCCAGTGCCACACATTCAGATGCTCCCCCTACTGTACGTCTGTTCAGTGTCCAAATATAAATTGTGATACTACAACAAAGACCATAATTGCAAACTGTGTGCCACACAGGAAACACGCTAGGCATTTCAAATGCAGCTGAACTCTCAGGCCAGCTGATACGGCATCACAGGGTCTAAGGCTAGTGCCACACATTCAGATGCTCCCCCCACTGTACATCTGTTCGGTGTCCAAATATAAATTGCGatactacaacaaacaccataATTGCAAACTGTGTGCCACACAGGAGACATGCCAGGCATTTCAAATGCAGCTGAACTCTCAGGCCAGCTGATACGGCATCACAGGGTCTAAGGCTAGTGCCACACATTCAGCTGCTCCCCCCACTGTACATCTGTTTGGTGTCCAAATATAAATTGTGATACTACAACAAAGACCATAATTGCAAATTGTGTGCCACACAGGAAACATGCCAGGCATTTCAAATGCAGCTGAACTCTCAGGCCAGCTGATACGGCATCACAGGGTCTAAGGCTAGTGCCACACATTCAGATGCTCCCCCCACTGTACATCTGTTCGGTGTCCAAATATAAATTGTGATACTACAACAAAGACCATAATTGCAAACTGTGTGCCACACAGGAAACATGCCAGGCATTTCAAATGCAGCTGAACTCTCAGGCCAGCTGATACGGCATCACAGGGTCTAAGGCTAGTGCCACACATTCAGATGCTCCCCCCACTGTACATCTGTTCGGTGTCCAAATATAAATTGTGATACTACAACAAGGACCATAATTGCAAACTGTGTGCCACACAGGAAACATGCCAGGCATTTCAAATGCAGCTGAACTCTCAGGCCAGCTGATACGGCATCACAGGGTCTAAGGCTAGTGCCACACATTCAGATGCTCCCCCACTGTACATCTGTTCGGTGTCCAAATATAAATTGCGatactacaacaaacaccataATTACAAACTGTGTGCCACACGGGAAACATGCCAGGCATTTCAAATGCAGCTGAACTCTCAGGCCAGCTGATACGGCATCACACGGTCTAAGGCTAGTGCCACACATTCAGATGCTCCCCCCACTGTACATCTGTTCGGTGTCCAAATATAAATTGTGATACTACAACAAAGACCATAATTGCAAACTGTGTGCCACACAGCAAACATGCCAGGCATTTCAAATGCAGCTGAACTCTCAGGCGAGCTGATACGGCATCACAGGGTCTAAGGCTAGTGCCACACATTCAGCTGCTCCCCCCCACTGTACATCTGTTTGGTGTCCAAATATAAATTGTGATACTACAACAAAGACCATAATTGCAAATTGTGTGCCACACAGGAAACATGCCAGGCATTTCAAATGCAGCTGAACTCTCAGGCCAGCTGATACGGCATCACAGGGTCTAAGGCTAGTGCCACACATTTAGGTGCTCCCACCACTGTACATCTCTTCGGTGTCCAAATATAAATTGTGATACTGCAACAAAGACCGTAATTGCAAACTGTGTGCCACACAGGAAACATGCCAGGCATTTCAAATGCAGCTGAACTCTCAGGCCAGCTGATACGGCATCACAGGGTCTAAGGCTACTGCCACACATTCAGATGCTCCCCCCACTGTACATCTGTTCGGTGTCCAAATATAAATTGTTATACTACAACAAAGACCATAATTGCAAACTGTGTGCCACACAGGAAACATGCCAGGCATTTCAAATGCAGCTGAACTCTCAGGCCAGCTGATACGGCATCACAGGGTCTAAGGCTAGTGCCACACATTCAGATGCTCCCCCCACTGTACATCTGTTCGGTGTCCAAATATAAATTGATACTACAACAAAGACCGTAATTGCAAACTGTGTGCCACACAGGAAACATGCCAGGCATTTCAAATGCAGCTGAACTCTCAGGCCAGCTGATACGGCATCACAAGGTCTAAGGCTACTGCCACACATTCAGATGCTCCCCCCACTGTACATCTGTTCGGTGTCCAAATATAAATTGTGatgctacaacaaacaccataATTACAAATTGTGCCACACAGGAAACATGCCAGGCATTTCAAATGCAGCTGAACTCTCAGGCCAGCTGATAGGGCATCACACGGTCTAAGGCTAGTGCCACACATTCAGATGCTCCCCCACTGTACATCTGTTCAGTGTCCAAATATAAATTGTGATACTACAACAAAGACCATAATTGCAAACTGTGTGCCACACAGGAAACATGCCAGGCATTTCAAATGCAGCTGAACTCTCAGGCCAGCTGATACGGCATCACAGGGTCTAAGGCTAGTGCCACACATTCAGATGCTCCCCCCACTGTACATCTGTTCGGTGTCCAAATATAAATTGTGATACTACAACAAAGACCATAATTGCAAATTGTGTGCCACACAGGAAACATGCCAGGCATTTCAAATGCAGCTGAACTCTCAGGCCAGCTGATACGGCATCACAGGGTCTAAGGCTAGTGCCACACATTCAGATGCTCCCCCCACTGTACATCTG
It encodes the following:
- the LOC135400688 gene encoding glutathione S-transferase omega-1-like isoform X2, with the translated sequence MTLKAYKAGSQFPPLQPGKLRIYSMRFCPFAHRALIVLAAKNIDHEIVNIDLKNKPDWFLNVHPVGKVPVLQQDDKVINESLILSEYLDEAYGSSRLLPTDPYLKARDKMFLEVGCSAATSVVKIYYNNEDRLEIWSNWIEKLKVIEEELALRKTPYLSGARAGFTDYMTWPFFPRAAAFSAVFPELKMPSPSQYPLLVSWMNLMKNDPAVVAVINEAHLVEYTKCVLNGIFDYDVGL
- the LOC135400688 gene encoding glutathione S-transferase omega-1-like isoform X1; translation: MLEWSIKINGSQFPPLQPGKLRIYSMRFCPFAHRALIVLAAKNIDHEIVNIDLKNKPDWFLNVHPVGKVPVLQQDDKVINESLILSEYLDEAYGSSRLLPTDPYLKARDKMFLEVGCSAATSVVKIYYNNEDRLEIWSNWIEKLKVIEEELALRKTPYLSGARAGFTDYMTWPFFPRAAAFSAVFPELKMPSPSQYPLLVSWMNLMKNDPAVVAVINEAHLVEYTKCVLNGIFDYDVGL